Genomic segment of Paenibacillus sp. FSL R5-0912:
AGCAAGCAACTGAGCACGGGCGGCCCGTCATATTCTTATTCGCAAACGGTACGTTAACCGTAATCAAACGTTTGTGCTTGCATGTTCGAGAGCGGTCACGGTGTTTTCCTTTTTAGAAGACTCGGAGTCCTGGCGCTTGACGGCTTCTTCGTCCCGCACACCATTTAATTCATATTCGTTCTGGTGAAGCTCCTTGAGCATATTCCGGTAAATATGGGTCTCCTGACGGTCCAGTCCGTCGCGATTTTCTTTCATAACCCAGTTCTCGACTGTCTTCTTCAGAATTTCGCTTTTCCGTTCCAGTAATTCCGTATAACTCAAATGACTTCATCCTTTCCGGTTTGCGGTTTCAGACGCCGGATGGACCTTGTTTACCTGCGGTTAGTAAGATTAACATCACATCCGGCGTAATGTTTACCATTATACAGGAAATACGGAACGCACCCAATGCGGTCCAGTCTTCTTCAGGCAGGGTGAGCACGGCTAAGGCCGGAACAGGAGGGCCTCAACGGACCGCTTCGCAGAAGTGCTGACAGATGCTCCGGGATGCGGACAGATGCTGCACGGAGACGAAGGAGTCTTTTTGAACAAGGCCGGCTGTTTACTTTTGTATACAATGCTTTTCAGTTGAATTATGTTGTGTACTTGTATAAATAGTGGAAATCAGACATGGATCAATTAAGAGCTTGGGGGTGAGCGTGCGAAGAGAGCTGGCAAATCTAACAGGGCGCCGTAGAAGCTGAGTCAAAGGTAATGGAGCTGCTGCAGTTTGACGATTACCGCTTTCAGCAACGCCATCCTGGTATTAAAGATTAACTGATATGATATTAGTAAAACGGGGTCTGTGCTAACCGGAGTTCATGGGCCGTTGTCAAATTATACGAAAGTGCATTGTGGCGCAACTCCAGGTACAGCTCGGCCTTAGTGGCATTGATATAGGGCTGAACAAATAATACGCCGATGCCGAGTGCCAGCAGGCCCAGCAGAATCCAGCCAATGAAGCTCAAATCAAGCACAAACATGCTGAATTTATGACCGCGTGTCATTTGCTTGCTTAATTCTACTGCGCGGTTATACCCGATATGCGGATTGTCCGCAAGGATGTAAGGCACCTGACTGTACGCATAGGATTTTACAATGCCAGGAATGATCAGCAGAAGGAACCATAAGAAATTCAAGAAACCTCTCCAGAGCATAGTTAGAACTATAGCCCAATACCGGTCCCTGTTAAACGCATAGCCGACATTGCCCATCCGGACTTCACCCTCGGCAGATCGTTTGAAGTAGCGCAGTGAACCTACAGTAAGAGGGGAAGCGATCAGGACATAAAACGCTATTCCAATTACTACGAAGATGCCAATTATGAATAATGCGATTGCAAGAAAAGACCCTAACACGCTCCAATCTACTTCCACACCGGAGCTGGAAATTTTAGAACGTGCCGACGATCCCCAGTTCCGATTTAAGCTTGGAAGACCTGAGCCTTCTCCGAGAAAGACCAGCAGTAAACTTACTACAAAAGCCTTCCAATACGAGGTGCGGAGAACATTCTTAGCCCTTCCCTTTATTTCTTTACGATCCCACATCAAAAAACCTCTTTCCTTGTTAGCATTTTATTCTTCGTCTTACAATTGATACCATAGATTATGTCATTAGACAATCCATTAATTACTGTAACCTTTGACTGAATACAGAATTGATCTTTTTTTATTATTTTAGCCAGCTAAAAGTGTCACACTAAGTATAGATACAAGCAAACGCGGCAAAGTATGCCCCGTCTCCTAACCTATTCGGAAGAAGGCGGGGTTTTGTGCGTTTAGAAGCAAATTACATTGCAGAGTGAGGGATGGACAATGGGCTTTAAGGAAGAACATGAGCATTGGCTGGCCGGACATTTTCAGGGACTACACCCGGAATATGAAGTTAAGGATTGGCGTGGCAGATCCTATTTTGTCGATGTATTATGGGAGGTAGGAGTCTCGCGTATTGCATTTGAGATTATGGACTTTGGCTCACATGGCACGGACCGGAGCAAATACCGGATGGACCTGAACCGCGGGCTTTTCCTACAGTCACAGGATTGCATGCTGCTCTTTATATCACTGGATGAGCTGAAAGAGAATCCGTCGTTCATCCTCTCCGCGCTGCGGAGTATTCTGTTTCCATATTTGTCGGCAGAAAGGTCTGTACATAGCAGCGCTAAGAGAACCTATTCTAAAATTGAATGTGATTTGATGCGGTCAGCCCTCCGTCCCCATCGTATCTTTCGCCCGGCTGAAGCTGCGAGAGAGCTGGAGCTGCATACAACGACGGTCATTAAAACTGCCGCATGCTGGTGGATAAAGGGGAATTTCACCCCGTGGCAAGAGGAGTATCTCAGCGAATTATTTATTATGAGTATATAGGTACGCTCCAAAGTCCAGATTTGATCTGATGAGTAATGTAACCGGCGAATGGTTATGGAAAACCAGCCATGTAAAGAGGCGGCGGGATGATGAATTGCTCCTCTAATTGGCTCTAATGTTGATTATTCGCCGGTAGCCACAGCTTTACATAACTAATCGATCGCTCCAACTTCCTGCAAAGAGTTGTACATTCGCAGCTGGCAACGTGAATGCTAGTTGGCTTCATGTTAACTTCGGAGTATAAAAAACGAGAGTTACATACAATTTACTGAGTCAAACAATGTTTACTATACTCATACATGTTCATAAAAGTAGGATTAGCTTCAAACCATCATCGGAAATTATTAGAAAGCTAGATTTAGAGGCGCTTTAATTACCTAATATCTCCACCAGCTCTTGAAACTCTTTTTGTATAAGTTCCTCAACGGATTGTCTATTTCTCTTAAGTATTCGAGCCCGTTTTTGCTTATTTTCATTTGAAAAATAGAATTCAAAATCTATCGTACAACCTTCTTTCTCAAAATACTCAACGTTTGTCTCACTTGTAAGCGGTAGTGGACCGATCTCCTCATTAAAAAAGACACCTTTGACTTTGTAGAGATCCATAATATCTTTAAGACCCCTGTCATGTGATAAAAAGAAGGGTAAATAAAATCGCCCTTCGCCAACATTCTTCATGAAATATTCCATAACTCGCGGGACAATAAAGTCCCATGATATATTTTCAATTTTTTTTAATAAATCAGATGTTTTACCCCTTTTTTGAATTTTGCTAAATATTCTAAATCCACCAGGTTTATTGAAATATTTATGTGCCAATATCATTTCACGATCAAAGTAGGCACCTACAATCTCATTCATGTATTCAAATAACTCAGAAACTTTCTTTGCAGCATTCTTTCCACTTTTAAAGTTTATTTTCAGTATTCCAATTAGTATTAGTGTCATTTGTTTTTGGATAAAGATAAATTGATTCAGAAATTCTTTCCCGCTTTCACTGCAATACAAGTCCTCAATTAATTTATTTGCATTGTTAACTGCTTGTTCTTTGGAAATTGTGTAAATTATTCTATTAGAATCTTTAAATTCATCAATATCTATACTTTTAAAAAGCTCTAAACTAACTAAATTCGAATGCAGATCCTGATGCTCCTTTATGAAAATTTGTAAGTCGAATTCCATATGTAGTGAAGTATCCTTGTAGTTTTCTAGTAAATAGAACCAATAGTCATAATTAAATCTTTCCTTTAGCAATATAGAAATTGTGTTGAATACATTATTATTGAAATCTATAGTATCAGCATTGATAAATCTATGTATATAGCTCGCATAATTTGAATCAACCATTATTGAATAATCAAGTGGAAAGTCTACTGATTTTCCGTCGTTTATCTCTTCTAATAATTTTTCATCAACAAAAAATAGATTTTCTGAAGAAAAATAAGAAACAAAATCATGTGCATCCGACCTAGCCAGGTTACTTAGTTGATTTGGGATTATATCTTTATCATAATTCACAAGTGCTACAATTGTTTTAAATTTTCTAGAAGTAATGCCGTAGATGTTTAATGAAAATAATACATGATTAGGTTGTTCGGCCTTAGATAAAAGAAACAAAAGCTTCTCAAGTTCCAAAAAAATGTACCTCCAGTATTATAAGTCACTCAACTTTCGCACCTGAATAAATGGCTAAAAGCCTTGAGTGCGTATGAAGAATTCTGTGGATTTTCTCAAATTAACAAAAAACACCTTACTTGTTTGGAGCGTTCTCCTGATCTCTCTCGATGTGTTCAGGGAGCGATAATTAGTTAATGTCCTTTATCTGCTTGCAAATGTTTTCTCCCGCTTGAGGTTAACTCCTTGTTGGCTTAAGATACCTCTTGGACTCTGTACGAATTCTAAACCTATATGATCCCAGCACAAATAGCCCGCGTCGGACGCGGGCTCATCATATTTACTCTTCCCCAGTCGCCACCGGATTCTCCTCGTACGAAATCCAGTCACTCCAGCTTCCCGCATACAGCCGCACGTTCTTGAACCCAGCCTTCTCCAAGGCCAGTACATTCGGGCAAGCGGTTACTCCGGAGCCGCAGTAGACGATGATCTCACAGTCCTTGTCGAGACCTGCAAAGTGCTCCGCAAGCTCATCGGCGCTCTTGAAGCTGCCGTCTGCGTTCTGCGTGTCTTTCCAGAAGTAATTAACCGCGCCGGGGATATGTCCGGCCTTCTTGTCCAAGGTCTCGTTCTGGCCGTGATAGCGGTCATTCGCGCGGGAGTCGATCAAGACAGCATTTACCGTCTTCTTCGACACCTCCCGAACCTCTTCAACGTCCACCAGCATATGCGGCTGTACATTTGCCGTAAAAGTACTTGGCACCCGCACCGGCTGATGATCCGTCACCGGGTATTTCTCGGCTTTCCACTGGCTGAAGCCGCCTTCCAGGATGAATACCTGCTCGTGTCCGAGGTAGCGCAGCAGCCACCACAGCCGGGCAGCGTTCATGCCGCTCTCATCGTCATAGGCGACAATACGTGAATCGTTGCCGATTCCAAGCTTCGTGAGCCGTGCGGCCAGCACCTCAGGATCAGGCAGGGGATGACGGCCGCCATGTCCGCCAACCGGAGATGACAGATCCAGCTCCATATCCAGATAGACTGCACCCGGAATATGCTCTTCTTCATAACTATTTCTGCCGGCCTGAGGTTTGCCCAGTGTGAAGCGGCAGTCAACGATGATCTGCTCCGGCTCGTAGAGTCTGGCGAGCAGCCAGCGTTTGGTTACGGTAGCGTGCATATGTATCCCATCCTTTACTTATATTCTGTGAAGTTAATTATAACGGAAAAATAGATTTCCGCATAACCGCTGAACCTGAATCATGGCAATTTGACATAGTCTCAATCCTGATTCTACAATGGCTTGAGAACCAGTGGAGTGAACTGAAGATAATTACAGTACATATATTTACTTGGAAAGGGGCAAAAGCCTACGGATACTATTGTAAGCCAGGCCTGGCCGGAGTGGAATGGAACGTTAAGGAAGCGGAGCGGAGGCTGGAATAACACCACCTACTTCGTGGACAAGGACGCCCGCCGCGCTGTACTAAGAATCTATGATACACATCGGGACCGGAATAAAATAGAGTTCGAGCATGCCGTGCTGCAGAAGCTGGCTATACTGGATTTGCCGTTTAAAACCCCTGTTCCCATTCTTACCTCCACAGGGGAAACGATGGTTCAGCTTGAAGAGGGGGAAGGGAAGCTCGCTTGCCTGTTCGGCTATATTGATGGTGAATCTCCCGCTGAACAGGATTCCGGCTTCTATGAGTCGTTCGGTGAGGCAGCTGGGACATTATCTGCTGTGCTCGCTGATGTGAAGCCGGAGAGCCCTCCTGTATACAGGCCCTACTATGAGCTGGGGCGGTCGTACCCGCTGTGCACCCGGGAAGCGCTCCGCGACCTGTTGTTGAATCCGCCTGAACCTCTCCAGGGTTTGCTGCCCGAACTGAAAGTGCTTGTTGAGGCTTATGAAGGAGTGGCAGACTCACTGGAGCAGCTGGAGGAGTTACCCCACCAGCTGGTGCATGGCGATCTTAATGCCTCTAACCTACTGGTGAATGCGGAGGATGCTGCGCAGGTGACGGCGCTGCTTGATTTTGAGTTCTGTACCTGGGATGTACGGGCCATGGAGGCTGCGGTCATCTTGTCCGGAATGCTGTGCCATGAAGAGGAAGAGCGGATTATCCGTGATTTCTGGCGGGGCTTCAGCCGCAAGATCATGCTTACCGCAGAAGAATTCACAGCGATTCCGACGCTGATCCTGCTGCGTAAGGTCGACGTCTTTCTTCATTTTGTCACCCGTTACTGGAAGGGCATTGATGAAGTGAAGGTGCTGCAGGAGCAGATCGCAGTGCTCGCGGCAGAGGTGATACAGATGTCGGGCGGGAAGCTGTAGCTGAATTTATTCATCCGCTAGTTTACTGCCAGCCCTCCCCCGTACGGAAATTAATGATTCGCCGGGAAGCAGGAAGATACCGGATGGCGGTTATTTCTGTTTCATGAGCAAGAATCAGATTGCTCATATAGCCATTAACACGGAATCTCCCCTGATCCGTGGTGTCTACGATGAGCGTACAGCTGCCGCTGGTTTCGCAGCTTTTCCTGCTGTCCGTAATTAGGGTAGAATACTCGGCGAAGCTGCCGCTTTTCCAATAATGAACCAGGTCAAGCGTCTACTGAGGGGTTTGGAAGACAAAGGTTAGAACCAGCAGCACCGCTGCGGGCCAATTCAGGAAGCTGAAGATATAGAAGAACCGGTAGCTGCCCTTGAATTTGTCCCTAGCTCTAATTGTGATGCCGTAAAGCTTCAATGTTAATATCAGTCCGGCTATCCATAAGATGGCACATTGCACCGTTTTGGCGGTGATGAGCCCCTGCTGCACTCCAAGCCCCCAGGCTGTGACATAATAGCGGTCAGCAAACCCCAGGATAACTACGGCAAAGGCAAATCCAGCTAACCGCCAGAAGTATTTCTGGAAGAAGGTTTCCTTGATTACCCGCTTTGGATTCATTTGAACAACCAAATAGGGCACACTCCGGCTGGGCGATACCGGAGCGTGCCCTATTGGTCTTGTGGATGCTACTAGATCAGCCGGTAACCCGAAGGCAGATTTCCGCTGCTGCGGATGCTGCGGATTTGTGCCAGGGTCAGCCTTTGGTTAGTTGAGATAATCGACTCTACATCGTTGCCTGAGATATAGTCATCCAGATCACGAATACTGTGGTTCCCGCGAAGTACACGGAAGCTGCCTCTGAACCGGGTTCTGCTGAACAGGACGAGCGTAGCATTGCTGCTGGTGGAGAAGAAACGGAGACTTTCGATTCCGTCCAGGATATTGTCTGTATTACGGATACCCAGATTGCCCCTGTAAATTCTGCTTCTTCCCCGGTAGTTTTCCTCGCTGTACACGGTCAGCCGCGGATAAGTCTGTGAGATATGAACCTCTTTGTCCATGCGAACTCCTCCTCGAAGCTGGAATGGCAAATGCAGTGCGATACTGCCAGTTGCAATACTATTCTATGATTGCTTTGGAAGACTGGTATGGTTAAACCCCACGCATGAATAGCCTGTTTCAGGTGAGGATAAGGAAAAAATTCACAAACGGGCTTTACAGATTGAAATGTCTAGTGTACTATTTAACTAACACACCAATACAACAATTTAAAAGCACAGTTGAAAACAATAACAATCCCGTACTACACAAGGAGGCTGTCATGAATACATCCACTCGTAATCAAGGGCTGTCAGGCCCGGTGAAGAAAGAAACCGTATTGGAAATGCAAGGCGTCAGCAAGGTGATAAAAGGGAAGGCAATCGTAGACAACCTTAGCTTCGACATCCGCAGAGGGGAGATTATCGGACTGCTGGGTCCGAACGGTGCGGGCAAAACGACCACCATCCGCATGATGACCGGACTCATCCGTATGAGCGGAGGAGATGTCCTCATTCATGGGCACAGCATACAAAAGGATTTCAAGCGGGCCATCTCGCAGATCGGAGCGATCATCGAGAATCCGGAGTTTTATCCCCATATGACCGGTTATGACAATCTGAAGCAGTATCTGCGGATGAGCGACGGGGCCGGAGAATCGCGGATTGATGAAGTTGTGGCGCTGGTTGGACTGCAGGAAGCGATGGAGAAGAAGGTAAAAGCGTATTCGCTGGGCATGCGCCAGCGTCTGGGCATCGCCCAGGCCTTGCTGCATTCGCCGAAGCTGCTCATTCTGGATGAACCGACCAACGGGCTGGACCCCGCCGGAATCCGGGAAATGCGCGATTATATGCGCACGATTGCCGAGGTGGAAGGCATTGCAATACTAATCTCCAGCCATATGCTGGCCGAGATTGAACAGATCTGCCACCGCGCAGTTGTCATTCAGAACGGGAAGCTTGTGACGGTTACGCAGATTGCTGAGGCGCCGGAAGCGCGCAGTGAAGTAGCCCTCACCATCCGGGTGGATAATACCGGGAATGCGCGTACTGTTGCCGAAGCATTGCAAGGTGTGGAGGTGACCGGGACAGATGAAGCTCACTCCGAGCTGCATGTAAGCCTGCCCGACGGGAATGTTCCGGTGCTTGTGGCTGCACTCAGTGAAGCTAAGGTTGGGGTATACCGGATTACCGAGAATAAACAGAGTCTGGAAGATGATTTCCTGAAATGGACAGGGGGGAACCGCATTGCGTAAATTTAATCAGCTCGTACTGAATGAATGGCTCAAAATCTCGAAGAAACGCAGCTTTACTGTTCCATATGCCCTTCTGGTGCTGATGGTATTTGTAATAGGTTATATTGTGCACACGGTGGCAGGGGCGGATACGTATACCTCTGCGGCGGAATTCACAGCAGACTCACTGCTGCCTACAGGAATCGGCCAGGTGCTGGTGATCCTCGTCATTGTAGGGATATCGGGGATTGTGTCCAAAGAATACAGCCAGGGGACCATCAAGTTTCTGCTGATCCGGGCCCGCAGCCGGACTGCGATACTGGCCTCTAAATATGTAACCGTACTGCTCTATTCATTGAGTATGCTGCTGATTGCAACGATCGCGCTGTTTGTCTCAGGAATGATCTTCTTTGGACTCAGCGGAGGGGATTCAGGACTCAGCGATATCCTTACCTCACTGTTGTACTCCTCCGTATACTGCATCGTGTATGCCACGCTCGGATTTATGCTCGGAATCCTGACCCGCTCAACAGGGGTGACGATCGGTGCGACTATCTTTGCCACTACCATAGATAAAATCATCATCAACCGTGATTTCTATAAATACTTCCTGTTCCCGAACCTAAATCTCGCAGCGTATAAAGATGGGGGTGCGCCGATGCCTGGAATGACGTTGAACTTCTCCATTGTGCTGCTGTGCATATATCTGGCGTTGTTCCTGTTCGCTGGATTTGCGGTCTTCAGACGCAGGGATGTTGCTTGATGGTTATCGAATTTGATAACAACCAGCCGATTTATCTTCAGATCATGAATTACATCAAAGGGGAGATCATTACAGGCAAGCTGAAGCCCGGTGACAAAATCCCCTCAGTACGTGAATTGGCGGCAGAAATGCAGATTAACCCGAATACGGTACAAAGAACCTTTCAGGAACTGGAGCGTGAGACAATCGTGGAGACTCGCCGCGGCATGGGCAGATATGTTACCGGAAGAAAAGAGACGATTCTGACCATCAAGAAGGAAATGGCACAGAATGTGCTGGACCGTTTTATCCGCGGCATGCAGGAGCTCGGCTTCCAGGGTGAAGATATTCTGGCGGCCGTAGCGGAGAATATACATCAGCGCGACCAAGAATAGGGGGATTACCAAGAGTGGATGAGTTACTTGAAGTACAGGGTGTGACCAAGAAGTTCGGCTCCAAACAAGCACTGCGCAATGTCTCTTTTAGACTGGGCGCAGGCAGAATTACCGGACTGCTCGGCAGCAACGGCAGCGGCAAAAGCACCCTCATGAAGCTGATCGCAGGATTGGCACAGCCGGGCTCAGGCCGGATATCAGTCCTCGGTGTTCCCATTGGGGTGGAGAGCCGGAAGCTTGTATCCTTCATGCCTGATGTCCCCGTTACGGAGTCTTGGATGAATGTGGGGGATGCGCTGAAGTTCCAGCGGGATTTCTACCCGGACTTCGA
This window contains:
- a CDS encoding DUF975 family protein; the encoded protein is MNFLWFLLLIIPGIVKSYAYSQVPYILADNPHIGYNRAVELSKQMTRGHKFSMFVLDLSFIGWILLGLLALGIGVLFVQPYINATKAELYLELRHNALSYNLTTAHELRLAQTPFY
- a CDS encoding sulfurtransferase, with amino-acid sequence MHATVTKRWLLARLYEPEQIIVDCRFTLGKPQAGRNSYEEEHIPGAVYLDMELDLSSPVGGHGGRHPLPDPEVLAARLTKLGIGNDSRIVAYDDESGMNAARLWWLLRYLGHEQVFILEGGFSQWKAEKYPVTDHQPVRVPSTFTANVQPHMLVDVEEVREVSKKTVNAVLIDSRANDRYHGQNETLDKKAGHIPGAVNYFWKDTQNADGSFKSADELAEHFAGLDKDCEIIVYCGSGVTACPNVLALEKAGFKNVRLYAGSWSDWISYEENPVATGEE
- a CDS encoding phosphotransferase enzyme family protein, with protein sequence MVSQAWPEWNGTLRKRSGGWNNTTYFVDKDARRAVLRIYDTHRDRNKIEFEHAVLQKLAILDLPFKTPVPILTSTGETMVQLEEGEGKLACLFGYIDGESPAEQDSGFYESFGEAAGTLSAVLADVKPESPPVYRPYYELGRSYPLCTREALRDLLLNPPEPLQGLLPELKVLVEAYEGVADSLEQLEELPHQLVHGDLNASNLLVNAEDAAQVTALLDFEFCTWDVRAMEAAVILSGMLCHEEEERIIRDFWRGFSRKIMLTAEEFTAIPTLILLRKVDVFLHFVTRYWKGIDEVKVLQEQIAVLAAEVIQMSGGKL
- a CDS encoding ABC transporter ATP-binding protein, whose product is MNTSTRNQGLSGPVKKETVLEMQGVSKVIKGKAIVDNLSFDIRRGEIIGLLGPNGAGKTTTIRMMTGLIRMSGGDVLIHGHSIQKDFKRAISQIGAIIENPEFYPHMTGYDNLKQYLRMSDGAGESRIDEVVALVGLQEAMEKKVKAYSLGMRQRLGIAQALLHSPKLLILDEPTNGLDPAGIREMRDYMRTIAEVEGIAILISSHMLAEIEQICHRAVVIQNGKLVTVTQIAEAPEARSEVALTIRVDNTGNARTVAEALQGVEVTGTDEAHSELHVSLPDGNVPVLVAALSEAKVGVYRITENKQSLEDDFLKWTGGNRIA
- a CDS encoding ABC transporter permease, encoding MRKFNQLVLNEWLKISKKRSFTVPYALLVLMVFVIGYIVHTVAGADTYTSAAEFTADSLLPTGIGQVLVILVIVGISGIVSKEYSQGTIKFLLIRARSRTAILASKYVTVLLYSLSMLLIATIALFVSGMIFFGLSGGDSGLSDILTSLLYSSVYCIVYATLGFMLGILTRSTGVTIGATIFATTIDKIIINRDFYKYFLFPNLNLAAYKDGGAPMPGMTLNFSIVLLCIYLALFLFAGFAVFRRRDVA
- a CDS encoding GntR family transcriptional regulator, which encodes MVIEFDNNQPIYLQIMNYIKGEIITGKLKPGDKIPSVRELAAEMQINPNTVQRTFQELERETIVETRRGMGRYVTGRKETILTIKKEMAQNVLDRFIRGMQELGFQGEDILAAVAENIHQRDQE